A genomic stretch from Paraburkholderia dioscoreae includes:
- a CDS encoding cysteine hydrolase, which translates to MKQHDAYGTSVSGQLGRDGRPRWVAGETLVDMSLPAPEPVVATLPCEPQNVRVDLRSTAIIVIDMQNDFCTNGGWVAQIGGDFSVDRAPIAPLQRLLPALRKSGVPVIWVNWGNRPDLANMPPNQLHLYKPTGTGTGLGEPLASNGSHVLEKDSWAAAVVDELAPLPEDIRVDKYRISGFWDTPLDSILRNLGIRTVMFAGVNTDQCVLHSLTDANFLGYGCVLVEDCCATSSPAFCTEATIWNVKKCFGFVTDSARIVAALADAA; encoded by the coding sequence ATGAAACAGCACGACGCATACGGCACAAGCGTTTCCGGCCAGTTGGGCCGCGACGGCCGGCCTCGCTGGGTAGCCGGCGAAACGCTCGTCGACATGTCGTTGCCGGCGCCCGAACCGGTCGTCGCGACGCTGCCGTGCGAGCCGCAAAATGTCCGCGTCGATCTGCGCAGCACGGCGATTATCGTGATCGACATGCAGAACGACTTCTGCACCAACGGCGGATGGGTTGCCCAGATTGGGGGCGATTTCTCGGTCGACCGCGCGCCGATTGCACCATTGCAGCGCCTCCTGCCGGCGCTGCGCAAAAGCGGCGTGCCGGTGATATGGGTGAACTGGGGCAACCGGCCCGACCTCGCCAACATGCCGCCGAACCAGTTGCATCTATATAAGCCGACGGGCACCGGAACCGGCCTGGGCGAACCGCTCGCGAGCAATGGCTCGCACGTGCTCGAAAAGGATTCGTGGGCTGCGGCAGTGGTCGATGAACTCGCGCCGCTGCCGGAAGATATCCGCGTGGACAAGTACCGGATCAGCGGGTTCTGGGACACGCCGCTCGACAGCATTCTGCGCAATCTCGGCATTCGCACGGTGATGTTCGCGGGCGTGAATACCGATCAGTGCGTGCTGCATTCGCTCACCGACGCCAATTTTCTCGGCTATGGCTGCGTGCTGGTGGAGGACTGCTGCGCGACGTCGTCGCCGGCCTTCTGCACGGAAGCGACCATCTGGAACGTGAAGAAGTGCTTCGGCTTCGTCACTGACTCGGCGCGAATCGTCGCTGCGCTGGCGGACGCCGCATGA
- a CDS encoding amidase: MNAFIPGPRVQVAATASGPLNGLRFAVKDLIDVASVTTGGGNPGWLASHAAARAHARCVDTLLAAGAALDGKTITDELAYSLEGENHHYGTPLNPRWPHALPGGSSSGSASAVANGEVDFALGTDTGGSVRVPAAFCGLFGMRPSHDAIPLDGVLPFAPCFDTVGWFARSIDVLAAVGDVLLPVAPSASTAYASGRAVRLTRVAEAFAARERNEADDAARLTALAERLGARTSLDVFAGNQARWLACYQAVQDLEIDASLGAWIRSAQPRFGPGIAPRFARLDTLDRQQAAQWRTVLHELRSALNTLFEIDRTVLVMPTTPVALLPKNASGDTIGRFYEDSLTMNSIAAFGGLPQITLPFADELDRPLALSLIGARGSDRALLSLARDLYSRHASATPQ, encoded by the coding sequence ATGAACGCGTTCATCCCCGGCCCTCGCGTGCAGGTTGCCGCGACGGCGAGCGGGCCGCTGAACGGCCTGCGCTTCGCGGTGAAGGATCTGATCGACGTCGCCAGCGTGACGACCGGCGGCGGCAATCCCGGCTGGCTCGCGAGCCACGCGGCGGCTCGTGCTCATGCGCGCTGTGTGGATACGCTATTAGCGGCCGGCGCGGCGCTCGACGGCAAAACGATCACCGACGAACTCGCCTATAGCCTCGAAGGCGAGAACCATCATTACGGCACGCCGCTCAATCCGCGTTGGCCGCATGCGTTGCCGGGAGGATCGTCGAGCGGATCGGCGTCGGCGGTGGCGAACGGTGAGGTGGACTTTGCCTTGGGCACCGATACCGGCGGCTCGGTGCGCGTGCCCGCCGCGTTCTGCGGGCTGTTCGGCATGCGGCCGAGCCATGATGCGATTCCGCTCGACGGCGTGCTGCCGTTCGCGCCGTGCTTCGATACCGTCGGCTGGTTCGCGCGATCGATCGACGTGCTGGCTGCCGTGGGCGATGTGTTGTTGCCAGTCGCGCCGTCCGCTTCCACTGCTTACGCTTCGGGCCGCGCCGTACGTCTCACGCGCGTTGCCGAAGCCTTCGCGGCGCGCGAGCGCAACGAAGCCGACGACGCCGCGCGGCTCACGGCACTGGCCGAAAGGCTGGGCGCGCGGACATCGCTCGACGTGTTCGCCGGCAACCAGGCTCGCTGGCTCGCGTGCTATCAGGCTGTGCAAGACCTTGAAATCGACGCCTCGCTCGGCGCCTGGATCCGCTCGGCACAGCCGCGCTTCGGGCCAGGTATTGCGCCGCGTTTTGCACGACTGGACACGCTCGACAGGCAGCAGGCCGCGCAATGGCGCACGGTTCTGCACGAACTGCGCAGCGCGCTGAACACGCTGTTCGAAATCGATCGGACCGTGCTGGTAATGCCAACCACGCCCGTCGCGCTACTACCAAAAAACGCCAGCGGCGACACGATCGGCCGCTTCTACGAAGACTCGCTCACGATGAATTCGATCGCCGCGTTCGGCGGCCTGCCGCAAATCACACTCCCTTTCGCCGACGAACTCGACCGGCCGCTCGCGCTCTCGCTGATCGGCGCGCGTGGCAGCGATCGCGCGTTGCTGAGCCTCGCGCGCGATCTATACTCGCGACACGCTTCGGCGACCCCTCAGTAG
- a CDS encoding gamma-glutamyltransferase family protein, with amino-acid sequence MHNLKPAGTHGGMVTSPHALASEAGRDVLRAGGNAIEAAIAIGAALCVTYPHFTGLGGDAFWVIGDRQGMLRTVSGIGQAAAQLPAFGDAIPLRGAASAITTAATVDTWHQAYEISQNAWGGKQSWSSLFDRALELAADGFPVTPSQHFWQTMRADELRTLPGFAATFAPHGRIPAIDERFMQPALAKSIDRIARFGAREFYDGELAERIAYGLQQAGSPLSSTDLARTRARNEPPLRVAYRGGELVSLQPPTQGVTTLQIMGTLERFDLASIPEGSADYYHLLVEAVKRAFVERDRFVCDPEFNSVPVNDMLSPATLDAHARSIDLHEARAWPHVFRPGDTVFVGATDREGRSVSVLQTVYFDWGSGVVAGETGILWHNRGASFSTNPAHHNAVQPCKRPFHTLNPGMYVKDGRPQLLFGTQGADGQPQTLAAILTRLIDYGMDPLSALARPRFLLGKTFSDTRDALKLEADAGADVFAALAARGHEVSAIAAQSPLAGHPGVIRIEPDGSASGAHDPRSDGRALAV; translated from the coding sequence ATGCACAATCTGAAACCCGCCGGCACGCACGGCGGCATGGTCACCAGCCCGCACGCGTTGGCGAGCGAAGCGGGCCGCGACGTCCTGCGCGCGGGCGGCAATGCCATCGAAGCCGCCATCGCGATCGGCGCCGCGCTATGCGTGACGTACCCGCACTTCACGGGACTCGGCGGCGACGCCTTCTGGGTGATCGGCGACCGGCAAGGAATGCTGCGCACGGTGTCGGGCATCGGCCAGGCCGCGGCGCAATTGCCTGCGTTCGGCGACGCGATTCCGTTGCGCGGTGCGGCGTCGGCAATCACGACTGCGGCGACCGTCGATACCTGGCATCAGGCTTACGAAATCAGCCAGAACGCGTGGGGCGGCAAGCAGTCGTGGTCGTCGTTGTTCGACCGCGCGCTCGAACTCGCCGCCGACGGTTTTCCCGTGACGCCGTCGCAGCACTTCTGGCAAACCATGCGCGCCGACGAACTGCGCACGTTGCCCGGTTTCGCGGCAACCTTCGCGCCGCACGGCCGCATTCCCGCGATTGACGAGCGCTTCATGCAGCCGGCATTGGCCAAAAGCATCGACCGTATTGCGCGTTTCGGCGCGCGCGAGTTTTACGACGGCGAACTGGCCGAGCGAATCGCCTATGGTCTTCAGCAAGCGGGTTCGCCGCTCAGCTCTACCGACCTCGCCCGCACGCGCGCTCGTAACGAACCGCCATTGCGTGTCGCCTATCGCGGCGGCGAACTGGTGAGCCTGCAGCCGCCCACGCAAGGCGTGACGACCTTGCAGATCATGGGCACGCTGGAGCGCTTCGACCTTGCGTCGATTCCGGAAGGCAGCGCCGACTACTATCACCTGCTGGTGGAAGCGGTAAAGCGCGCGTTCGTGGAGCGTGACCGCTTCGTCTGCGATCCGGAGTTCAACAGCGTGCCTGTGAATGACATGCTGTCACCTGCCACGCTCGACGCCCATGCACGTTCCATCGACCTGCACGAAGCGCGTGCATGGCCGCACGTGTTCCGGCCGGGCGATACGGTGTTCGTCGGCGCAACGGATCGTGAAGGCCGCAGCGTGAGCGTGCTGCAAACGGTGTACTTCGATTGGGGCAGCGGCGTGGTGGCGGGCGAGACCGGCATTCTGTGGCACAACCGCGGCGCGTCGTTCAGCACGAACCCCGCGCATCATAACGCCGTGCAGCCCTGCAAGCGGCCTTTCCATACGCTGAACCCCGGCATGTATGTGAAGGACGGCCGCCCGCAACTGCTGTTCGGCACGCAAGGCGCGGACGGTCAGCCGCAAACGCTGGCCGCGATTCTCACGCGGCTGATCGACTACGGCATGGATCCGTTGAGTGCCCTCGCCCGCCCGCGTTTTCTGCTCGGCAAGACCTTCTCCGACACGCGCGATGCGTTGAAGCTCGAAGCGGACGCCGGCGCCGACGTGTTCGCGGCACTCGCCGCGCGCGGCCATGAAGTGAGCGCGATTGCGGCGCAGAGTCCGTTGGCGGGACATCCCGGCGTGATTCGCATCGAGCCGGACGGGTCGGCTTCGGGCGCGCATGATCCGCGCAGCGATGGGCGTGCGCTGGCGGTTTGA
- a CDS encoding flavin reductase family protein, whose protein sequence is MEIDFAAITEYQRYKLMASLIVPRPIALVTTLGADGTINAAPFSMFNMLGEEPPIVMISVNRVADGTLKDTAVNIVRTGEFVVHLADEAIADKMHRCGERLPPNVSELAEVGLTPVPSSHVAPPRIAEAPVAFECTTWETLETTSRQIFIGRVHRLHARDELIDTETWRVRLQHYFPVGRFGASDYITTRDRFTLG, encoded by the coding sequence ATGGAAATCGATTTCGCAGCAATCACGGAATACCAGCGCTACAAGCTGATGGCGAGCCTGATCGTGCCGCGTCCTATCGCGCTCGTCACCACGCTCGGCGCCGACGGCACGATCAACGCCGCGCCGTTCTCGATGTTCAACATGCTCGGCGAGGAACCGCCGATCGTGATGATCAGCGTCAACCGCGTGGCCGACGGCACGCTCAAGGACACCGCGGTGAATATCGTGCGCACCGGCGAGTTCGTGGTGCATCTCGCCGACGAAGCTATCGCGGACAAAATGCATCGCTGTGGAGAACGGCTGCCGCCGAACGTGAGCGAACTCGCCGAAGTCGGCTTGACGCCCGTGCCGAGCTCGCACGTTGCGCCGCCGCGCATTGCCGAAGCGCCGGTCGCGTTCGAGTGCACGACATGGGAGACGCTGGAAACGACGAGCCGGCAGATTTTCATTGGACGTGTGCATCGGTTGCACGCGCGCGACGAGCTGATCGATACGGAAACGTGGCGCGTGCGCTTGCAACATTATTTTCCGGTGGGGCGCTTCGGCGCGAGCGACTATATAACCACGCGGGACCGGTTTACGCTTGGATGA
- a CDS encoding GntR family transcriptional regulator, which translates to MNAKAGAATAKKARKDDADLDARIYQSIFDGVLNHRLTPGTKLPEPELCQLFGVGRAVVRRVLEKLAYDGIVVLRPNKGAVIAEPTPEETREIFEARRSVERMLVELAVQRANAGDIKALRQQLASEHDAMHRFDQPSWATLASGFHMRIAALAGNSILQNYLKELVSRCSLIVGVYEPPGHAPCEHAEHAAIVDCIEARDAAGAMAHMEAHLRDLEERIETSRMRGEKSLGQLLGITVSATSN; encoded by the coding sequence ATGAACGCGAAAGCCGGCGCGGCTACCGCAAAAAAAGCCCGCAAAGACGATGCGGATCTCGACGCGCGCATCTATCAGTCGATTTTCGACGGCGTGCTGAACCATCGTCTGACGCCGGGCACGAAGCTGCCGGAGCCCGAGTTGTGCCAACTGTTCGGCGTGGGCCGCGCGGTGGTGCGGCGCGTGCTGGAAAAGCTCGCGTATGACGGCATTGTCGTATTGCGGCCTAACAAGGGTGCGGTGATCGCCGAACCCACGCCCGAGGAAACGCGCGAGATCTTCGAAGCGCGCCGCTCCGTCGAGCGGATGCTGGTCGAGTTGGCGGTGCAGCGCGCGAATGCCGGGGATATCAAGGCGTTGCGTCAGCAACTCGCGAGCGAACATGACGCGATGCACCGCTTCGACCAGCCTTCGTGGGCGACGCTCGCCAGCGGCTTTCACATGCGCATCGCCGCGCTGGCGGGTAACTCGATCCTGCAAAACTATCTGAAGGAACTGGTCTCGCGCTGCTCGCTGATCGTGGGCGTGTATGAACCGCCGGGGCATGCACCGTGCGAACACGCGGAGCATGCGGCGATTGTCGATTGCATCGAGGCGCGCGACGCGGCCGGCGCGATGGCGCATATGGAAGCGCATCTGCGCGACCTCGAAGAACGGATCGAAACCTCGCGAATGCGCGGCGAAAAGAGCCTCGGCCAATTGCTCGGCATCACCGTATCCGCCACTTCCAACTAG
- a CDS encoding polysaccharide deacetylase family protein, whose protein sequence is MNDTLNMPAAANRARQLLATHGRFAYRPITDSDAFRWPGDTGLAVYLGFNIEHFAFGEGLGAALGPISPQPDVLNHSWREYGNRVGAWRCIELFDQLDLPAGALINTALYDHCPELIEACVARGDELIGHGHTNAHRQSDLDESGERELLLHCRERIVEVSGTIPHGWLSPWISESHLTPDLLAETGYRYTLNWCHDDRPVRMATRGAPLWSIPYPQELNDLPMMVGRHMDGRAFADMIVDQFDEMLEQANRGTQPQALVMGIALHPYLVGQPYRLRHLRRALQHIAAARARGDVWITTPGAIADHMDKLERDGIVRPPVA, encoded by the coding sequence ATGAACGACACACTGAACATGCCCGCAGCAGCGAACCGCGCGCGCCAGTTGCTCGCCACGCACGGCCGCTTTGCGTACCGGCCGATCACCGACAGCGACGCATTCCGCTGGCCGGGCGATACCGGGCTCGCGGTCTATCTGGGCTTCAACATCGAACACTTTGCTTTCGGCGAAGGGCTGGGCGCGGCGCTCGGCCCGATCTCGCCGCAACCGGATGTACTCAACCACAGCTGGCGGGAGTATGGCAATCGGGTCGGCGCGTGGCGCTGCATCGAACTGTTCGATCAACTCGATCTGCCGGCCGGCGCGCTGATCAACACCGCGCTCTACGATCATTGTCCCGAACTGATCGAGGCCTGTGTGGCGCGCGGCGATGAACTGATCGGTCACGGCCACACGAATGCGCACCGGCAAAGCGATCTGGACGAAAGCGGCGAACGCGAGTTGCTTCTGCATTGCCGCGAGCGGATCGTCGAAGTGTCGGGCACGATACCGCACGGCTGGCTTTCGCCGTGGATTTCGGAGTCCCATCTGACGCCGGATCTGCTCGCCGAGACCGGCTATCGCTACACGCTGAACTGGTGTCACGACGACCGTCCCGTGCGGATGGCTACGCGCGGCGCGCCGCTGTGGTCGATACCATATCCGCAGGAACTCAACGATCTGCCGATGATGGTGGGCCGCCATATGGATGGCCGGGCCTTCGCCGATATGATCGTCGACCAGTTCGACGAGATGCTCGAACAGGCCAATCGCGGCACGCAGCCTCAGGCGCTCGTCATGGGCATTGCGTTGCATCCGTATCTGGTGGGGCAGCCTTATCGCTTACGGCATTTGCGCCGTGCGCTTCAGCATATCGCCGCGGCACGCGCCCGGGGCGACGTGTGGATCACCACGCCGGGCGCTATCGCGGACCATATGGACAAACTGGAGCGGGACGGCATCGTGCGCCCGCCCGTTGCATGA
- a CDS encoding ABC transporter ATP-binding protein, protein MIQPVSTVLETKAADIELVHVSKQYGDSLAVDAIDLRIAGGQYCCLLGPSGCGKTSTLRMIAGHESVTEGDILIAGRNVTRAEPAARGTAMVFQNYALFPHLSALDNVAFSLKMRGIAKDVRRKRAAELLELVAMSAYAERKPAQLSGGQQQRVALARALLNQPGCLLLDEPLSALDPFLRVQMRAELKRWQKELGITFVHVTHSQEEAMALADLVVVMSHGRIEQSGTPHEVFNRPRTEFVARFLGGHNVFKTNGRLFTVRADHLRIVPHGITPVQNAGGDNGMTRIGGVPCTVREAEYQGTHLRMTLDPLDGSPELISLVSDGDYDPARLGPEARVVVWWNEQDAHPLAA, encoded by the coding sequence ATGATTCAGCCTGTTTCAACGGTGCTCGAAACCAAAGCCGCCGATATCGAACTGGTGCACGTGTCGAAGCAATACGGCGACTCGCTTGCCGTCGACGCAATCGATCTGCGCATTGCCGGCGGCCAGTACTGCTGTCTGCTCGGGCCGTCGGGATGCGGCAAGACCTCGACCTTGCGCATGATCGCCGGGCATGAATCCGTCACCGAAGGCGACATTCTGATCGCCGGCCGCAACGTCACGCGCGCGGAGCCGGCCGCGCGCGGCACGGCTATGGTGTTCCAGAACTATGCGCTGTTCCCGCATCTGAGCGCGCTCGACAACGTCGCGTTCAGCCTGAAGATGCGCGGCATCGCCAAAGATGTGCGGCGCAAACGCGCCGCCGAGTTGCTGGAACTGGTCGCCATGTCGGCGTATGCCGAACGCAAACCGGCGCAGCTTTCCGGCGGCCAGCAGCAACGTGTCGCGCTCGCGCGCGCATTGCTGAATCAGCCGGGCTGCCTGTTGCTCGACGAACCGCTGTCCGCGCTCGACCCGTTCCTGCGCGTGCAGATGCGCGCCGAACTCAAGCGCTGGCAGAAGGAACTCGGCATTACCTTCGTGCACGTCACGCATTCGCAGGAAGAAGCAATGGCGCTGGCCGATCTCGTCGTGGTGATGAGCCACGGCCGCATCGAACAGAGCGGCACGCCGCACGAGGTCTTCAACCGTCCGCGCACCGAGTTCGTGGCGCGCTTTCTCGGCGGTCATAACGTCTTCAAAACCAATGGCCGTTTGTTTACCGTGCGCGCCGATCATCTGCGCATCGTGCCGCATGGCATCACGCCGGTGCAGAACGCCGGCGGCGACAACGGCATGACGCGCATCGGCGGCGTGCCTTGCACAGTGCGCGAAGCCGAATACCAGGGCACCCATCTGCGCATGACGCTCGATCCGCTCGACGGGTCGCCTGAGTTGATCTCGCTCGTGAGCGACGGCGATTACGACCCCGCACGGCTCGGCCCCGAAGCTCGCGTGGTGGTCTGGTGGAACGAACAGGACGCGCATCCGCTCGCGGCCTGA
- a CDS encoding ABC transporter substrate-binding protein — protein sequence MSEANESPAPAATDGKETGLSRRTFIKGAVAAAGIAGFPYVHAQEKITLRYLGTAVNQSADIAKKFKEDTGIEIQYVPVTTDDVAKRIITQPNSFDIVDTEYFALKKLIPAGTLAGMDVKRIKLADKITPVLTRGEVNGKKIGDQGTAPKKVMFLTGPRSTQFSATPTEWMTLIPTTYNADTLGIRPDLIKRPIDSWAELLNPQFKGKAALLNIPAIGIMDSAMAIEAMGHVKYGDKGNMTKAEIDQTIKILIEAKRAGQFRAFWKDFNESVNLMASGEVVIQSMWSPAVTKVRTMGIACKFQPLKEGYRSWASGFGFPRSLQGKKLDAAYEFVNWFQDGWAGAYLMRQGYYSGVLETAKTHMQPYEWDYWIEGKPAAQDIKAPDGQLLEKAGTVRDGGSYNQRMGAIACWNAVMDENIYMVQKWNEFIAA from the coding sequence ATGAGTGAAGCGAACGAGAGCCCGGCACCGGCCGCAACGGATGGGAAGGAAACAGGCCTGTCGCGCCGCACGTTCATCAAGGGCGCGGTCGCGGCAGCCGGTATTGCCGGTTTTCCGTACGTGCACGCGCAGGAAAAAATCACGTTGCGCTACCTCGGCACGGCGGTCAATCAGAGCGCCGACATCGCGAAGAAATTCAAGGAAGACACCGGCATCGAGATTCAATACGTGCCGGTGACGACCGATGACGTCGCCAAACGCATCATCACGCAGCCCAACTCGTTCGACATTGTCGACACCGAATACTTCGCGCTCAAGAAGCTGATTCCGGCCGGCACGCTGGCAGGCATGGACGTGAAGCGCATCAAGCTCGCCGACAAGATCACGCCGGTGCTCACGCGCGGCGAAGTCAACGGCAAGAAGATCGGCGATCAAGGCACCGCGCCGAAGAAAGTGATGTTCCTCACCGGCCCGCGCTCCACGCAATTCTCCGCCACGCCCACCGAGTGGATGACGCTGATTCCCACCACCTACAACGCGGATACGCTCGGCATCCGGCCCGACCTGATCAAGCGGCCCATCGACAGTTGGGCGGAACTCCTCAATCCGCAGTTCAAGGGCAAGGCGGCGCTGCTGAACATTCCCGCGATCGGCATCATGGATTCGGCGATGGCGATCGAGGCGATGGGCCACGTGAAATACGGCGACAAGGGCAACATGACCAAGGCCGAGATCGATCAGACCATCAAGATCCTGATCGAAGCGAAACGCGCCGGCCAGTTCCGCGCGTTCTGGAAGGACTTCAACGAAAGCGTGAACCTGATGGCCTCGGGCGAAGTGGTGATCCAGTCCATGTGGTCGCCCGCCGTCACGAAAGTCCGCACGATGGGGATCGCCTGCAAATTCCAGCCGCTCAAGGAAGGCTATCGTTCGTGGGCATCGGGCTTCGGTTTCCCGCGTTCGCTGCAAGGCAAGAAGCTCGACGCGGCGTATGAGTTCGTCAACTGGTTCCAGGACGGCTGGGCGGGCGCATATCTGATGCGTCAGGGCTATTACTCGGGCGTGCTCGAAACCGCGAAGACGCACATGCAGCCCTACGAGTGGGACTACTGGATCGAAGGCAAGCCGGCCGCGCAGGACATCAAGGCGCCGGACGGCCAGTTGCTCGAAAAAGCCGGCACCGTGCGCGACGGCGGCTCGTACAACCAGCGCATGGGCGCGATTGCCTGCTGGAACGCGGTGATGGACGAGAACATCTACATGGTCCAGAAGTGGAACGAGTTCATCGCGGCCTGA
- a CDS encoding ABC transporter permease: MATIDLPSHAQDEPVKHRRAPAWLQATPLSLTFLLFFIVPLVITLIVSFWDFNEYQIIPAFTLKNYAAIFDGCSSMTDICVTFKTYWSTLKFCAIVWAVTLLLGFSIAYFLAFHVRTTSMQTVLFLVCTIPFWTSNVIRMISWMPLLGRNGLVNQALLGAHLIDQPLEWLLYSNFSVVLAFVHLYTFFMIVPIFNAMMRIDRSLLEAARDAGASGWQVVRDVVLPLSKTGIVIGSIFVITIVMGDFLTVGVMGGQQIASVGKIIQVQTGYLQFPAAAANAIILLAVVLMIVWGLTRVVDIRKEL, translated from the coding sequence ATGGCAACGATCGACCTTCCCTCGCACGCGCAGGACGAGCCCGTCAAACACCGCCGCGCGCCGGCATGGTTGCAGGCGACGCCGCTCTCGCTGACCTTCCTGCTGTTTTTCATCGTGCCGCTGGTCATTACGCTGATCGTCAGTTTCTGGGACTTCAACGAATACCAGATCATCCCCGCGTTCACGCTGAAGAACTACGCGGCGATCTTCGACGGCTGTTCGTCGATGACGGACATCTGCGTCACCTTCAAGACCTACTGGTCGACGCTCAAATTCTGCGCGATCGTGTGGGCGGTGACCTTGCTGCTGGGTTTTTCGATCGCCTACTTCCTCGCGTTCCATGTGCGCACCACGAGCATGCAGACCGTGCTGTTCCTCGTCTGCACGATTCCGTTCTGGACTTCGAACGTGATCCGCATGATTTCGTGGATGCCGCTGCTCGGCCGCAACGGTCTCGTCAATCAGGCGCTGCTCGGCGCGCATCTGATCGACCAGCCGCTGGAATGGCTGCTGTATTCGAACTTTTCGGTGGTGCTCGCCTTCGTTCACCTCTACACGTTCTTCATGATCGTGCCGATCTTCAACGCGATGATGCGCATCGACCGGTCGCTGCTCGAAGCCGCGCGCGACGCCGGCGCGAGCGGCTGGCAGGTGGTGCGCGACGTGGTGCTGCCGCTGTCGAAAACCGGCATCGTGATCGGCTCGATCTTCGTCATCACGATCGTGATGGGCGACTTCCTGACGGTCGGCGTGATGGGCGGCCAACAGATCGCGTCGGTGGGCAAGATCATTCAGGTGCAAACCGGCTACCTGCAATTTCCCGCCGCAGCGGCCAACGCGATCATTCTGCTCGCCGTGGTGCTGATGATCGTGTGGGGTTTGACGCGGGTTGTGGACATTCGCAAGGAACTGTGA
- a CDS encoding ABC transporter permease, whose translation MQAIRLKHREHRPASFYWLALLFGLFVLFLYGPVITIFILSFQGPEGGLTFPMRGVSLHWFSVLRDGVGDVDIWAAFGRSVRLAVAVTVLTVLFSVAAGLAFRRKFRGDTAVFYVSVASLIMPSIIVSLGIGLTFRLLDNGVKYLASAWGHQSFADTYTTSMGLFTSALGAHLTWTLPFGLLVMFAVFNRFNPAYEEASRDLGATPWQSFRYVVLPIIGPSVVGVAMFGFTLSWDEIARTSQAIGDQNTLPLELQGLTTSVTTPVIYALGTMTTVLSLTVMGLCLLAVRWLARRRVVAGLK comes from the coding sequence ATGCAGGCCATTCGCCTCAAACATCGCGAGCATCGCCCGGCGAGTTTCTACTGGCTCGCGCTGCTGTTCGGCCTGTTCGTGCTGTTTCTGTACGGACCGGTGATCACCATTTTCATTCTGTCGTTTCAGGGCCCCGAAGGCGGCCTCACGTTTCCCATGCGCGGTGTGTCGCTGCACTGGTTCTCGGTACTGCGCGACGGGGTGGGCGACGTCGATATCTGGGCCGCGTTCGGCCGCTCCGTGCGGCTCGCCGTGGCCGTTACGGTGCTTACGGTGCTCTTTTCCGTCGCGGCGGGCCTCGCGTTTCGCAGAAAGTTTCGCGGCGATACGGCGGTGTTCTACGTCTCCGTTGCGAGTCTGATCATGCCGTCCATTATCGTTTCGCTCGGCATCGGCCTGACGTTCCGCCTGCTGGATAACGGTGTGAAGTACCTTGCCTCGGCGTGGGGCCATCAGTCTTTCGCCGATACCTATACCACCTCGATGGGTCTCTTCACGTCCGCGCTCGGCGCGCATCTCACATGGACACTGCCGTTCGGTTTGCTGGTCATGTTCGCGGTGTTCAACCGCTTCAACCCGGCTTACGAAGAAGCGTCGCGCGATCTGGGCGCAACGCCGTGGCAGAGCTTCCGGTATGTGGTGCTGCCGATCATCGGTCCTTCGGTGGTGGGCGTCGCCATGTTCGGCTTCACGCTCTCATGGGACGAGATTGCCCGCACCTCGCAGGCAATCGGCGACCAGAACACGCTGCCGCTCGAGCTTCAGGGACTCACCACGTCGGTGACGACGCCGGTGATTTACGCGCTCGGCACCATGACGACGGTGTTGTCGCTAACGGTGATGGGCCTATGTCTGCTCGCCGTGCGATGGCTGGCGCGCAGGCGCGTGGTGGCGGGATTGAAGTAG